One window from the genome of Salvia miltiorrhiza cultivar Shanhuang (shh) chromosome 7, IMPLAD_Smil_shh, whole genome shotgun sequence encodes:
- the LOC130993464 gene encoding LOW QUALITY PROTEIN: mitogen-activated protein kinase kinase kinase YODA-like (The sequence of the model RefSeq protein was modified relative to this genomic sequence to represent the inferred CDS: deleted 2 bases in 2 codons), with protein MPSWWGKSSSKEAKKKTTKESFIDTFHKKFKSPESKSSGRSAGSRRRSSDTVSERGSQSRAPSRSPSPSKNVARCQSFVERPQSQPLPVPGIRLANVSRTDSGISETAKPKPERVSKPSLFLPLPRPACIRQRLEPAELDAELAVASVCSECSIESDDPVDSRQRSPLANDYDIGCRTAAGSPSSISLKDQPPVAPIISKVAPVPVNLFSNKHLNSSPPRRRHLNGHMANLQVPPHGAFSSAPDSSRSSPSRSPMRASGYEPVTNTVCTTGKLYTDFPFLGSGQCSPGSGQTSGHNSMGGDMSGQLFWQPSRGSPEYSPNPSPRMTSPGPSSRIHSGAVTPLHPRAGGGHSESQSNWPDDAKQQSHPLPLPPISVSNSSPFSHQNSAVTSPSVPRSPGRAENLTSPGSRWKKGKLLGRGTFGHVYVGFNSETGEMCAMKEVTLFSDDAKSKESAKQLGQEIMLLSRLRHPNIVQYYGSETVGDKLYIYLEYVSGGSIHKILQDYGKLGESAIRSYTHQILSGLAYLHAKNTVHRDIKGANILVDPNGRVKLADFGMAKHITGHSCPLSFKGSPYWMAPEVIRNSNGCSLAVDIWSLGCTVIEMATSKPPWSQYEGVAAMFKIGNSKELPTIPDHLSDEGKDFVRLCLQRVPQNRPAAAQLLEHSFVKNVVPLEKQIPSPTSDHPPVTNSAKSVGIGNARILQQPDTERLAIHSSRVSKSNFHSSDMYVSRNISCPVSPVGSPLLHPRSPQHLSGRMSPSPISSPRTTSGSSTPLTGGLGAIPFHNQPMLSQEGYGNLQLRPPSHSYWDPDILRGAQSGSHAFRELTSYDNDALGKQFVRAANGELYDKQSVLADRVSQQLLRDPAKLNQSLDLSPSAALPCHRTAGV; from the exons ATGCCTTCATGGTGGGGAAAGTCATCGTCAAAAGAG gcaaaaaagaaaacaaccaAGGAAAGTTTTATCGACACATTTCATAAGAAGTTCAAAAGTCCTGAAAGTAAATCTTCTGGTAGATCAGCAGGGTCTAGAAGACGTTCAAGTGACACTGTTTCAGAAAGAGGGTCTCAGTCACGTGCTCCGTCAAGGTCTCCATCACCTTCCAAGAATGTAGCACGATGTCAAAGTTTTGTGGAAAGGCCTCAATCACAGCCACTTCCTGTGCCAGGCATCCGCTTAGCCAATGTCAGCCGCACTGATTCTGGAATAAGTGAAACAGCAAAACCAAAACCAGAAAGGGTTTCCAAACCATCATTATTTCTACCTCTGCCTAGACCTGCATGCATCCGCCAGAGACTGGAACCTGCCGAATTGGATGCTGAGTTGGCTGTTGCTTCAGTCTGTAGTGAGTGTTCTATTGAGAGTGATGATCCAGTTGATTCACGTCAGCGAAGTCCTCTGGCAAATGACTATGATATTGGGTGTAGGACTGCTGCAGGCAGCCCCTCAAG CATTTCTCTTAAGGATCAGCCTCCTGTTGCACCAATAATCTCAAAAGTCGCACCTGTTCCTGTAAACCTTTTCTCCAATAAACATTTGAACTCTTCGCCTCCAAGAAGACGGCATTTGAATGGTCACATGGCAAATTTACAAGTTCCACCGCATGGTGCCTTTTCCAGTGCTCCAGATAGCTCAAGGTCTAGTCCCTCTAGAAGTCCAATGAGAGCCTCTGGTTATGAGCCAGTTACAAATACTGTTTGTACGACCGGAAAGCTTTATACTGATTTTCCATTTCTTGGATCTGGTCAATGCTCTCCTGGGTCAGGTCAGACTTCTGGCCATAACTCAATGGGAGGAGATATGTCTGGGCAATTATTTTGGCAGCCTAGTCGAGGGAGCCCAGAGTATTCTCCAAATCCTAGTCCTCGAATGACAAGTCCTGGCCCTAGTTCTAGAATTCATAGTGGTGCTGTGACACCACTTCATCCTAGGGCTGGAGGGGGACATTCGGAGTCTCAGAGTAACTGGCCTGATGATGCAAAACAGCAAAGTCATCCTCTGCCACTTCCTCCCATATCAGTTTCCAATTCTTCACCCTTCTCTCATCAGAATTCAGCTGTGACATCACCTTCTGTGCCGCGTAGTCCTGGAAGAGCAGAGAATCTCACAAGCCCTGGCTCACGTTGGAAAAAGGGGAAGTTGCTTGGTCGAGGCACATTTGGACATGTCTATGTTGGGTTTAACAG TGAAACTGGCGAAATGTGTGCAATGAAGGAGGTTACATTATTTTCTGATGATGCCAAATCGAAGGAAAGTGCAAAGCAATTGGGACAA GAGATCATGCTGTTGAGTCGCTTGAGGCATCCTAATATTGTGCAGTATTATGGATCTGAAACG GTAGGTGATAAATTATACATATATCTGGAATATGTATCTGGTGGTTCCATCCATAAGATTCTACAGGACTATGGAAAACTAGGAGAATCAGCCATCCGCAGTTACACCCACCAAATTTTGTCCGGACTTGCTTATTTACATGCTAAAAACACTGTGCACAG GGATATTAAAGGAGCCAATATACTTGTGGACCCAAATGGTCGTGTTAAGCTGGCAGATTTTGGGATGGCAAAGCAT ATTACAGGGCATTCTTGTCCTTTATCGTTCAAGGGTAGTCCTTACTGGATGGCACCTGAG GTCATTAGGAATTCAAATGGGTGTAGCCTAGCTGTTGATATATGGAGTCTTGGATGCACTGTCATAGAAATGGCGACATCAAAACCACCTTGGTCCCAGTATGAAGGG GTCGCAGCTATGTTCAAGATTGGAAATAGCAAGGAACTTCCAACAATTCCAGATCACCTTTCAGAC GAAGGGAAAGACTTTGTGAGGCTATGCCTGCAGCGGGTTCCGCAGAATCGCCCTGCAGCTGCTCAGCTTTTAGAGCACTCTTTTGTGAAAAATGTTGTGCCTTTAGAGAAACAAATACCTAGTCCAACCTCAGATCATCCTCCAGTGACAAATTCTGCAAAATCTGTG GGTATTGGTAACGCTAGAATTCTTCAGCAACCAGATACGGAGAGACTTGCTATCCACTCATCTAGAGTGTCAAAATCTAATTTTCATTcgag TGACATGTACGTTTCAAGGAACATATCATGTCCGGTTTCTCCTGTGGGGAGTCCTCTTCTACATCCAAGGTCACCTCAACACCTAAGCGGAAGAATGTCTCCTTCACCCATATCAAGCCCCCGCACGACATCTGGTTCATCCACACCTCTTACTGGTGGTCTTGGTGCCATCCCATTCCACAATCAGCCTATGCTATCGCAAGAGGGCTATGGGAATTTGCAGTTGCGCCCACCCAGCCACTCTTACTGGGATCCTGACATTCTCCGAGGGGCACAATCAGGATCCCATGCTTTCCGGGAACTGACATCTTATGATAATGATGCTCTTGGGAAGCAATTTGTAAGGGCTGCAAATGGAGAACTCTATGATAAACAGTCGGTGTTGGCTGACCGCGTGTCTCAGCAACTCCTCAGAGATCCCGCCAAGCTGAATCAGTCGCTGGATCTCTCTCCTTCGGCTGCGTTGCCGTGCCACCGTACAGCTGGAGTATAA
- the LOC130993466 gene encoding short-chain dehydrogenase TIC 32, chloroplastic-like isoform X1, with amino-acid sequence MWLFRGNGPSGFSSASTAEEVTKGIDASGLTAIVTGASSGIGLETTRVLAKRGVHVVMGIRNMGAGERVKEGIIKENPAAKIDAIELDLSSMKSVRSFASEFTSSGLPLNILINNAGIMMPPFTLSADKIELQFATNYIGHFLLTHLLLDTMKKTARDTKREGRIVNLSSRAHRHSYRQGIRFHKINDEKSYSKWYAYGQSKLANILHANELCRRLKEEGADITANSVHPGVIATNLFRHFGIFEGNLGIFEGLASSVGRLVLKNVEQGASTTCYVALHPHLKGISGQYFSSNNLDNPDAKATDKDLAAKLWDFTINLINK; translated from the exons ATGTGGCTGTTCAGGGGAAATGGGCCTTCTGGATTTTCTTCAGCTTCCACAGCTGAGGAAGTTACCAAAGGAATTGATGCCTCTGGCCTCACTGCCATTGTTACAG GGGCGTCAAGTGGTATAGGATTAGAAACAACGCGTGTTCTTGCTAAGCGCGGTGTTCATGTTGTGATGGGAATCAGAAATATGGGTGCTGGAGAGAGAGTTAAAGAAGGAATCATCAAAGAGAATCCAGCTGCCAAGATTGATGCCATTGAGTTAGATCTCAGTTCCATGAAATCTGTTAGAAGTTTTGCATCCGAGTTTACATCTTCAGGTCTACCGTTGAACATTTTGAT TAATAATGCAGGAATAATGATGCCTCCTTTCACACTGTCTGCAGACAAGATAGAGCTACAGTTTGCCACTAACTATATAG GTCATTTCCTTCTAACTCACTTGTTACTGGACACCATGAAGAAGACAGCCCGTGACACGAAAAGGGAGGGAAGGATTGTGAACCTCTCCTCAAGGGCTCATCGCCATTCATACAGACAAGGCATTCGGTTTCACAAAATCAATGATGAAAAGAG TTATTCCAAGTGGTATGCGTACGGCCAATCAAAACTTGCTAACATACTGCACGCTAACGAGCTGTGTAGACGGTTAAAG GAAGAGGGTGCAGACATAACTGCAAATTCAGTTCATCCGGGAGTAATCGCGACCAATCTTTTCCGTCATTTTGGCATTTTTGAAGGTAATCTTGGCATTTTTGAAG GTCTAGCGAGCAGCGTTGGTCGACTGGTGCTGAAAAATGTTGAGCAG ggggccTCAACTACATGCTATGTGGCGTTGCATCCACACCTCAAAGGCATCAGTGGTCAATACTTTTCTAGCAACAACTTGGACAACCCAGATGCCAAGGCTACTGACAAAGATTTGGCTGCTAAACTTTGGGATTTTACCATCAACTtgatcaataaataa
- the LOC130993466 gene encoding short-chain dehydrogenase TIC 32, chloroplastic-like isoform X2: MWLFRGNGPSGFSSASTAEEVTKGIDASGLTAIVTGASSGIGLETTRVLAKRGVHVVMGIRNMGAGERVKEGIIKENPAAKIDAIELDLSSMKSVRSFASEFTSSGLPLNILINNAGIMMPPFTLSADKIELQFATNYIGHFLLTHLLLDTMKKTARDTKREGRIVNLSSRAHRHSYRQGIRFHKINDEKSYSKWYAYGQSKLANILHANELCRRLKEEGADITANSVHPGVIATNLFRHFGIFEGLASSVGRLVLKNVEQGASTTCYVALHPHLKGISGQYFSSNNLDNPDAKATDKDLAAKLWDFTINLINK; the protein is encoded by the exons ATGTGGCTGTTCAGGGGAAATGGGCCTTCTGGATTTTCTTCAGCTTCCACAGCTGAGGAAGTTACCAAAGGAATTGATGCCTCTGGCCTCACTGCCATTGTTACAG GGGCGTCAAGTGGTATAGGATTAGAAACAACGCGTGTTCTTGCTAAGCGCGGTGTTCATGTTGTGATGGGAATCAGAAATATGGGTGCTGGAGAGAGAGTTAAAGAAGGAATCATCAAAGAGAATCCAGCTGCCAAGATTGATGCCATTGAGTTAGATCTCAGTTCCATGAAATCTGTTAGAAGTTTTGCATCCGAGTTTACATCTTCAGGTCTACCGTTGAACATTTTGAT TAATAATGCAGGAATAATGATGCCTCCTTTCACACTGTCTGCAGACAAGATAGAGCTACAGTTTGCCACTAACTATATAG GTCATTTCCTTCTAACTCACTTGTTACTGGACACCATGAAGAAGACAGCCCGTGACACGAAAAGGGAGGGAAGGATTGTGAACCTCTCCTCAAGGGCTCATCGCCATTCATACAGACAAGGCATTCGGTTTCACAAAATCAATGATGAAAAGAG TTATTCCAAGTGGTATGCGTACGGCCAATCAAAACTTGCTAACATACTGCACGCTAACGAGCTGTGTAGACGGTTAAAG GAAGAGGGTGCAGACATAACTGCAAATTCAGTTCATCCGGGAGTAATCGCGACCAATCTTTTCCGTCATTTTGGCATTTTTGAAG GTCTAGCGAGCAGCGTTGGTCGACTGGTGCTGAAAAATGTTGAGCAG ggggccTCAACTACATGCTATGTGGCGTTGCATCCACACCTCAAAGGCATCAGTGGTCAATACTTTTCTAGCAACAACTTGGACAACCCAGATGCCAAGGCTACTGACAAAGATTTGGCTGCTAAACTTTGGGATTTTACCATCAACTtgatcaataaataa